A portion of the uncultured Draconibacterium sp. genome contains these proteins:
- a CDS encoding FecR family protein: MNDKNTENINQSILYFIQGNANEKEHAEVLNWINENPENRKELFKQKDLWNAAEIDSDRLIELENSEWRKLQHRIDKAKVKRGFFKELVKIAAIIVVALGVGWMSHYLYTETASARKVEMRTVEAIKGQIKEVFLADGTHVWLNAGSQLSFPSDFTEKNREISLHGEAYFEVTSSEKNPFLVKTGNHTVKVTGTKFNICEYPEDKMIETTLVEGKVKIISGNFFKDLYPGEQATFYTETAEVLIGEKDFDIYTAWREGRYEFRNESVDKVFQIMERWWDVDIDYNKEAFKYEYISGVLRKHKPIKQHFEVINELVPIDYHIDNDDITVTLK; the protein is encoded by the coding sequence ATGAACGACAAAAACACTGAAAATATCAATCAGTCTATTCTGTATTTTATTCAGGGAAATGCAAATGAAAAAGAACACGCTGAAGTGTTAAACTGGATAAATGAGAATCCGGAAAACAGGAAAGAGCTGTTTAAACAGAAAGATTTGTGGAATGCTGCTGAAATTGATTCGGACAGACTGATAGAACTTGAAAACAGTGAATGGCGCAAATTGCAACACCGAATAGATAAGGCGAAAGTAAAACGCGGATTCTTTAAGGAGTTGGTGAAAATTGCAGCAATTATTGTTGTGGCTCTAGGAGTTGGCTGGATGAGTCATTATTTATACACCGAAACAGCCTCGGCACGAAAAGTTGAAATGCGAACTGTGGAGGCGATAAAAGGACAGATTAAAGAAGTGTTTTTGGCCGATGGTACCCATGTTTGGTTAAATGCCGGTTCGCAACTCTCATTTCCGTCGGACTTTACAGAGAAGAACCGTGAGATTAGTTTGCACGGCGAAGCTTATTTTGAAGTAACCTCGAGCGAAAAAAATCCATTTCTGGTAAAAACAGGAAACCATACCGTAAAAGTTACCGGAACCAAATTTAACATTTGCGAATACCCCGAAGATAAAATGATTGAAACCACGCTCGTTGAAGGAAAAGTAAAAATCATTTCGGGCAATTTCTTTAAGGATTTGTATCCCGGCGAACAGGCAACTTTTTACACCGAAACGGCTGAAGTTTTAATTGGCGAAAAGGATTTTGACATTTACACCGCCTGGCGCGAAGGTCGCTATGAATTCCGTAACGAATCGGTTGATAAGGTTTTTCAGATTATGGAACGCTGGTGGGATGTTGATATCGACTATAATAAAGAGGCATTTAAATACGAATATATCTCGGGAGTACTGAGAAAACATAAACCAATTAAACAACACTTTGAAGTTATCAATGAGTTAGTCCCCATTGATTATCACATTGATAACGACGACATCACAGTAACACTAAAATAA
- a CDS encoding SDR family oxidoreductase, which translates to MEALSFNDLKGKICVITGGAGVLGTAMVKAIASVGTKIAIADINKETADKVAAEIAAESGAEVIGVAANVLDKESLEFAKSEINKRLGAIDILINGAGGNSPQATTKVETMTEENMDNLEDTFYGLEMEGFDKVFALNFKGTLLPTMVFTRDMLTNKKGVVLNVSSMNSYKPLTKIPAYSAAKASINNFTEWLSVHLAKVGIRVNAIAPGFFITHQNRFLVMDEKTGNYSPRGQKIVDNTPMGKFGEPEDLQGATLFLISDVSNFITGIVIPVDGGYSAFGGV; encoded by the coding sequence ATGGAAGCACTGTCATTTAACGATTTAAAAGGCAAAATATGTGTAATTACAGGTGGCGCAGGAGTTTTAGGCACAGCAATGGTTAAAGCCATTGCATCGGTTGGAACCAAAATAGCCATTGCCGATATTAATAAAGAAACAGCAGACAAAGTTGCAGCAGAAATTGCTGCCGAATCAGGAGCTGAAGTAATTGGAGTTGCCGCCAATGTGCTCGATAAAGAATCACTTGAATTTGCCAAATCTGAGATCAACAAACGACTGGGGGCAATCGACATTTTAATTAATGGTGCCGGCGGAAATAGTCCACAGGCTACAACAAAAGTGGAGACCATGACCGAGGAAAACATGGACAACCTGGAGGATACTTTTTATGGTTTGGAAATGGAAGGTTTCGACAAGGTTTTTGCCCTGAATTTTAAAGGCACATTGCTACCTACGATGGTTTTTACGCGCGATATGCTAACAAATAAAAAAGGCGTGGTGCTTAATGTTTCGTCGATGAACTCGTACAAACCACTCACTAAAATTCCGGCCTACTCGGCTGCAAAAGCGTCAATCAATAATTTCACTGAGTGGTTATCCGTGCATCTTGCAAAAGTTGGTATCCGGGTAAATGCTATTGCTCCGGGATTCTTCATCACACACCAAAACCGCTTTTTGGTAATGGATGAGAAAACAGGTAACTACTCGCCTCGCGGACAAAAAATTGTTGACAATACACCAATGGGAAAATTTGGGGAACCTGAAGATTTACAGGGGGCAACGCTTTTCCTTATTTCTGACGTTTCAAACTTTATTACGGGCATCGTAATTCCTGTTGATGGCGGATACAGCGCATTTGGCGGTGTTTAA
- a CDS encoding substrate-binding domain-containing protein: protein MFNHKIRSAIELNKQIRIKDIAERAKVSIGTVDRVLHNRGEVAKSTKKKILEIVKELNYQPNILASTLASKKSATFATLLPQPPSEEGYWAKPIKGIHKRISELPQYGLQIESFTFNQFSSKSFVDAANKVLELKPDGVVLAPFFKKEASVFIEELKELEIPFVFIDSDLKEMGQLSYIGQNSYQSGLVSGKLLDLMVAEGNILVIHFAKEMDNQNHLVQREKGFYEWFKNKKGNDHQLFTIEIPNTDSDEWMEALEKDITSKNIKGIFVTNSKVFNVGQLLQKYKLEHIKVIGHDLIKENVEFLKKDMVQFLICQRPEDQGYNAVNKLFRSVVQKREIQKESYTPIDIITKENVDYYKEFK from the coding sequence ATTTTTAATCATAAAATAAGAAGCGCTATCGAACTAAATAAACAAATACGAATAAAGGATATTGCCGAAAGAGCAAAGGTCTCAATTGGCACTGTCGACAGGGTTTTACACAACCGCGGCGAAGTTGCAAAATCAACAAAAAAGAAAATTCTTGAAATTGTAAAAGAGCTAAACTATCAGCCAAATATTTTAGCAAGTACGCTTGCCTCAAAAAAATCGGCAACATTTGCAACCCTGCTTCCTCAGCCTCCTTCAGAAGAAGGTTATTGGGCAAAACCAATAAAAGGTATTCACAAACGAATTTCGGAATTACCGCAATATGGACTTCAAATCGAATCGTTTACATTCAATCAATTCAGCTCAAAAAGTTTTGTTGATGCTGCCAACAAAGTACTGGAACTTAAACCTGACGGAGTTGTACTGGCTCCATTTTTCAAAAAAGAGGCGTCGGTATTTATCGAAGAATTAAAGGAACTGGAAATTCCTTTTGTATTTATCGACTCGGATTTAAAAGAGATGGGCCAACTTAGTTATATTGGTCAGAATTCGTACCAAAGCGGACTTGTTTCGGGCAAATTACTTGATTTGATGGTTGCCGAAGGAAATATTTTGGTTATTCATTTTGCAAAGGAGATGGATAATCAAAACCATTTAGTTCAGCGCGAAAAAGGTTTTTACGAGTGGTTCAAAAACAAAAAAGGGAATGATCATCAACTGTTTACAATCGAAATCCCTAATACCGACTCCGATGAGTGGATGGAAGCCTTAGAAAAGGATATTACCAGCAAGAATATAAAAGGAATTTTTGTTACCAACTCGAAAGTATTTAATGTAGGCCAACTTCTGCAAAAATACAAGCTTGAGCATATCAAAGTAATAGGACATGATTTAATTAAGGAAAATGTTGAATTTCTGAAAAAAGACATGGTGCAGTTTCTCATCTGCCAACGGCCTGAAGACCAGGGTTACAATGCTGTTAACAAGCTATTTAGAAGTGTTGTACAAAAAAGAGAGATACAGAAAGAAAGCTATACCCCCATTGATATCATCACAAAAGAAAACGTTGATTATTATAAAGAATTTAAGTAG
- a CDS encoding RNA polymerase sigma-70 factor → MEPNLETILFRRFKEGDYVAFNNLFKKYYQPLYLFANKFVEEDLAKDFVQDCFYELWKNREKIELKTTLSAYLFTIVKNRCFKHFEKERVRADKLNEIQLQLKQEELNYFFYSEKSVLEFEIRDRIKNTIEKLPPKCAQIFNDSRFNGLSNKEIASKHDISIKSVEKHISKALKIFQNEFKDLSYIFFLFNFQNNYN, encoded by the coding sequence ATGGAACCAAATCTTGAAACAATATTGTTCAGGAGGTTTAAAGAAGGTGATTATGTGGCCTTCAACAATCTTTTCAAAAAGTACTATCAGCCGCTTTATCTTTTCGCTAATAAATTTGTTGAAGAGGATTTGGCTAAAGACTTTGTGCAAGATTGTTTTTACGAACTATGGAAAAACCGGGAAAAGATTGAATTGAAAACCACGCTTTCTGCTTATCTGTTCACTATTGTAAAAAATCGTTGCTTTAAACATTTCGAAAAAGAAAGGGTTAGAGCAGACAAATTGAATGAAATTCAGTTGCAATTAAAACAAGAAGAACTAAACTACTTTTTTTATTCCGAAAAAAGTGTTTTAGAGTTTGAAATTCGCGACAGGATAAAAAACACAATAGAAAAACTACCGCCAAAATGCGCCCAAATATTTAACGATAGCAGGTTTAATGGTTTGTCAAACAAGGAGATTGCCAGCAAACACGATATCTCTATAAAATCGGTTGAGAAGCACATTTCAAAAGCCCTTAAAATCTTTCAAAACGAATTTAAAGACCTTTCTTACATCTTTTTTCTATTCAATTTTCAAAATAACTACAATTAG
- a CDS encoding Gfo/Idh/MocA family oxidoreductase, with protein MNSNSKKSITWGIIGVGNVTEVKSGPAFYKVENSKLVAVMRRNAEKAQDYARRHNVPKWYSDGMALINDPEVDAIYIATPPDTHASYAIEALKAGKPVYVEKPMARNYSECLEMLKVAEETNTRLWVAYYRRTLPAFLKVKELVENGSIGKPLMVNIKLYKQAPEANQKPEEMLWHVFPEIAGGGYFFDLASHQLDYLDFVFGKITEVKGQAVNQAGLYPAEDTVTGVWEHESGVVGTGSWCFVVDEKSVEDYIQIVGEKGEICLPCFTHGDVIVKNQKETKKLSFKNPQHISQNLVEQVVNELLGNGKCVSTGESAARTSWVLDEMVKDYYAEPQ; from the coding sequence TTGAATAGTAATAGCAAAAAAAGCATCACTTGGGGAATAATCGGTGTAGGGAATGTAACTGAAGTTAAAAGCGGTCCGGCTTTTTACAAGGTCGAGAACTCGAAACTGGTTGCGGTTATGCGCCGAAATGCTGAAAAGGCTCAAGATTATGCCCGTCGCCATAATGTGCCCAAATGGTACAGCGATGGAATGGCACTGATCAACGATCCGGAAGTGGATGCTATTTATATTGCCACTCCTCCCGATACGCATGCTTCGTACGCCATTGAAGCACTAAAAGCAGGCAAACCGGTTTACGTTGAAAAACCAATGGCTCGGAATTATTCCGAATGTTTGGAGATGCTCAAGGTTGCTGAAGAAACAAATACACGGCTTTGGGTAGCTTATTACCGACGAACCTTGCCCGCTTTTTTAAAAGTGAAAGAACTGGTTGAAAATGGCAGTATCGGCAAACCTTTAATGGTAAATATTAAACTTTATAAACAAGCGCCCGAAGCCAATCAAAAACCGGAGGAAATGCTCTGGCATGTGTTTCCTGAAATTGCCGGGGGTGGATATTTTTTCGATCTGGCCTCACATCAACTGGATTACCTTGATTTTGTTTTTGGGAAAATCACCGAAGTAAAAGGACAGGCTGTAAACCAGGCCGGTCTCTACCCTGCTGAAGATACGGTAACAGGAGTCTGGGAACATGAATCAGGAGTGGTTGGAACAGGTAGCTGGTGTTTTGTAGTTGATGAAAAATCGGTTGAAGATTATATTCAGATTGTCGGAGAAAAAGGCGAAATTTGTTTGCCTTGTTTTACACATGGCGACGTTATTGTAAAAAACCAAAAAGAAACAAAAAAACTAAGCTTTAAGAATCCGCAGCACATCTCGCAAAACCTGGTTGAACAGGTTGTAAATGAATTACTGGGAAATGGAAAATGTGTAAGCACCGGCGAATCGGCAGCCCGCACAAGTTGGGTACTTGATGAGATGGTGAAAGATTATTATGCTGAACCACAATAG
- a CDS encoding lactate racemase domain-containing protein translates to MIYFEKGSTETALNAEDLRNGLFEAFEKMGAKQKVLAIPPDYTRLPSRAGELTEFTWEYFGERLTDVLPALGTHTPMTMEQISHMFGKMPTELIREHDWRNDVVTLGTVPAEFVKEVSEGAVNYSWPAQVNKILVEGNYDLILSIGQVVPHEVVGMANYNKNIFVGTGGAEGINKSHYIGAAYGMERMMGRADTPVRKVFNYASENFSNHLPIVYVQTVVGLNNDGKLQTYGLFIGDDFEVFDKAAKLSLEVNFEMVEKQIKKAVVWLDPTEFKSTWLGNKSIYRTRMALADGAELIVLAPALKEFGEDPQIDALIRKYGYFGTPHTLELVKENEDLQNNLGAAAHLIHGSSEGRFNITYCPGKGKENVTQQEIESVGFKFGDYDEVTSKYNPEKLKDGLNIMPDGEEVFYISNPAIGLWAYRERFDY, encoded by the coding sequence ATGATATATTTCGAAAAAGGATCTACTGAAACAGCACTCAATGCTGAAGATCTGAGAAATGGTCTTTTCGAAGCCTTTGAAAAAATGGGAGCCAAACAAAAAGTTTTGGCAATTCCTCCGGATTACACACGTCTTCCCTCGCGTGCTGGCGAGCTCACAGAATTTACCTGGGAATATTTTGGTGAGCGACTCACCGATGTACTTCCGGCATTGGGCACGCACACACCAATGACAATGGAGCAGATCAGCCACATGTTTGGCAAAATGCCAACTGAACTGATTCGGGAGCACGACTGGCGAAATGACGTGGTAACATTGGGAACCGTTCCTGCAGAATTTGTAAAAGAGGTTTCGGAAGGAGCTGTAAATTATTCATGGCCGGCACAGGTAAATAAAATCCTGGTAGAAGGCAATTACGATCTGATATTATCGATTGGACAGGTTGTTCCGCACGAAGTGGTTGGTATGGCCAATTACAATAAAAATATATTTGTAGGAACCGGTGGCGCTGAAGGCATAAACAAAAGCCATTACATTGGTGCGGCCTACGGTATGGAGCGAATGATGGGCCGTGCTGATACACCTGTTCGTAAAGTATTTAATTACGCCTCGGAGAACTTTTCAAATCACCTGCCCATCGTTTATGTGCAAACCGTTGTTGGGTTAAACAATGATGGCAAACTGCAAACTTACGGGCTCTTTATTGGCGACGACTTCGAAGTATTTGATAAAGCTGCAAAACTTTCGTTGGAAGTTAATTTTGAAATGGTAGAAAAACAAATTAAAAAGGCCGTTGTCTGGCTCGACCCTACCGAATTTAAAAGTACCTGGCTGGGCAATAAAAGCATATACCGCACGCGTATGGCTTTAGCTGATGGTGCAGAATTGATCGTTTTGGCTCCTGCATTGAAGGAATTTGGTGAGGATCCACAAATTGATGCACTTATCCGTAAATACGGCTACTTTGGAACACCTCATACGTTGGAACTCGTTAAAGAAAATGAAGACCTGCAAAATAACCTGGGTGCAGCAGCTCACCTGATTCACGGTTCTTCAGAAGGACGTTTTAACATCACGTATTGCCCGGGAAAAGGGAAAGAGAATGTAACTCAACAGGAAATTGAAAGCGTTGGCTTTAAATTTGGCGATTACGATGAAGTAACATCAAAATATAATCCGGAGAAACTAAAAGACGGTTTAAATATTATGCCCGATGGTGAGGAAGTATTCTATATTTCAAATCCGGCAATCGGACTTTGGGCATACCGCGAACGTTTTGATTATTAA
- the pdxB gene encoding 4-phosphoerythronate dehydrogenase PdxB, whose amino-acid sequence MKIIIDNKIPYIKGALEPFAEVVYLPGSATTPEVVKDADAIITRTRTICNAKLLRGSKVKYIATATIGFDHIDTDYCREAGIEWTNAPGCNAESVNQYISSALCSWAMRKRTDLTGLTIGIVGVGNVGKRVAKTCRVLGMNVLLNDPPRERTEGSDEFVSLEKIQNEADIISFHVPLNMTGEDATFHMVDEDFLQNLKKNPLIINSCRGEVCDSEAMYNAIEANDINGFIADCWENEPEINLDLLNLCEYGTPHIAGYSKDGKANGTKMSIQAISRFFDLGINNWAPTGVELPATTTIKIDGIQRREYSILAEAILSTYDIENDDDNLRDSPLKFEQLRGDYPVRREFDSYTIEAKNIETKTLEKLEKLGFQIKNK is encoded by the coding sequence ATGAAGATTATAATTGATAACAAGATACCATATATTAAAGGTGCACTTGAACCTTTTGCAGAGGTAGTTTATCTACCTGGAAGTGCAACCACACCGGAGGTTGTAAAAGACGCTGATGCAATTATTACGCGAACAAGAACCATTTGCAATGCTAAATTGCTTCGGGGTTCGAAAGTAAAATATATAGCCACGGCAACAATCGGGTTTGATCACATCGATACAGATTACTGCAGAGAAGCAGGAATTGAATGGACAAATGCTCCGGGTTGTAATGCAGAGAGTGTAAATCAGTACATTTCATCTGCGTTGTGTTCATGGGCAATGCGAAAAAGAACCGACCTTACCGGATTAACAATCGGAATTGTTGGTGTGGGAAATGTAGGAAAACGTGTTGCAAAAACTTGTCGAGTTCTAGGAATGAACGTTCTGTTGAACGACCCTCCGCGTGAGAGAACAGAAGGAAGCGATGAATTTGTATCGTTGGAAAAGATTCAAAATGAGGCAGACATTATCAGCTTTCATGTTCCGTTGAATATGACCGGCGAAGATGCTACTTTTCATATGGTAGATGAAGATTTTCTGCAAAACCTCAAAAAAAATCCGTTGATAATAAATTCGTGTCGTGGAGAAGTTTGTGATTCAGAAGCCATGTACAATGCCATTGAAGCCAACGATATAAATGGTTTTATTGCCGATTGCTGGGAGAATGAACCGGAGATAAACCTCGATCTTTTAAACCTTTGCGAATACGGCACACCACACATCGCGGGTTATTCAAAAGACGGGAAAGCCAACGGAACAAAAATGAGTATTCAGGCCATTAGCAGATTTTTTGATTTGGGAATCAACAATTGGGCACCAACAGGTGTTGAACTACCTGCAACTACAACCATAAAAATTGATGGCATCCAACGCCGTGAATATTCCATTTTGGCAGAAGCCATTTTGAGTACATACGATATTGAAAACGATGATGACAACCTTCGCGATTCACCACTTAAATTTGAACAACTGCGAGGCGATTATCCGGTACGCCGGGAGTTTGACTCTTACACCATAGAAGCAAAAAATATTGAAACAAAAACATTGGAGAAACTAGAAAAATTAGGTTTTCAGATTAAAAACAAATAA
- a CDS encoding 2-oxo acid dehydrogenase subunit E2, with amino-acid sequence MEHIDYNSDWRKVASTIYKKPTDSKIYGMVELDVTDIEKYIAKKRKEGLKTTLTYIITLIIGRAIRNEVPELNTFVKGSKIAQRKQVDGVVSVLLAGGEMGSVKVENADQRTIQEVTDEIAEHIRQSRKGNERDEMQSKNMLARVPWPFRKWLFRLYRVLTIDWGVSLPGIGLDSNSFGSYVVSNIGTVGLDTGYGSLLPSSNVSLVMILGTVQNKPAVVNGEIVPRRIMLLSATLDHRVVDGSHGGRLFRHIKYLLKNPHLLEERPDENLAKF; translated from the coding sequence ATGGAGCATATTGATTATAATTCAGACTGGCGCAAGGTAGCGTCAACCATTTACAAAAAACCTACCGATTCAAAGATATATGGCATGGTTGAGTTGGATGTTACCGACATTGAAAAATACATTGCTAAAAAAAGGAAAGAGGGCTTAAAAACCACGCTCACATACATAATCACACTAATTATTGGCAGGGCAATCAGAAACGAAGTTCCGGAACTTAACACCTTTGTTAAGGGCTCGAAAATTGCTCAGCGCAAACAGGTTGACGGTGTTGTAAGTGTTTTGTTGGCCGGTGGCGAAATGGGCTCGGTAAAAGTTGAAAATGCCGACCAGCGCACCATCCAGGAAGTTACCGACGAAATTGCAGAGCATATCCGCCAGTCGCGAAAAGGAAATGAACGCGATGAAATGCAATCGAAAAATATGCTGGCGCGCGTACCCTGGCCTTTCCGAAAATGGTTGTTCCGTTTATATCGTGTACTAACTATTGATTGGGGAGTTTCGTTGCCTGGAATTGGCCTCGACTCAAACAGTTTTGGTTCCTATGTGGTATCGAATATTGGTACTGTTGGACTGGATACAGGTTATGGTTCGTTGCTACCCTCGTCTAATGTGTCGCTTGTAATGATATTGGGAACTGTACAAAACAAACCAGCGGTGGTTAACGGAGAAATTGTTCCGCGACGAATTATGCTGCTTTCTGCTACTCTCGATCATCGTGTTGTTGACGGCTCGCATGGTGGACGCCTTTTCCGCCATATCAAATATTTGCTTAAAAATCCACATCTACTTGAAGAAAGACCAGACGAAAACCTGGCAAAATTTTAA
- a CDS encoding sugar kinase, whose protein sequence is MKLKQNCKYAMLVPTSMGTRITPENGQPVHSSDKFTLYATSAETNVASIASYLGLPVKVLTTFVKDSPIAKFIKSNLKSRHMDYEGPEVEQENPWGVRHQINIADSGYGSRGPRVFNDRAGEVGRTLNVKDFDLERIFGEEGVQIVHLSGLIGALSPETTQFCLEVARAAKKHGTKISFDLNHRASFWKGREEQLHKDFTEIASVSDILIGNEEDFQLCFGIEGPAAGGEGLNAKIDGFKGLITRVKETFPNASVFATTLREVISVNEHLWGAIMLEGENWHVVEPRTIRVLDRIGGGDGFVGGMLYGILKDWEPEKWPQFGWATGALATTFLTDYAQPADEEQVWSVWGGNARVKR, encoded by the coding sequence ATGAAACTGAAACAAAATTGTAAATATGCCATGCTGGTTCCAACAAGTATGGGAACACGCATCACTCCTGAAAACGGGCAACCGGTACACTCAAGCGATAAATTTACGCTTTACGCTACCAGTGCAGAGACCAATGTTGCAAGTATTGCATCGTACCTGGGATTGCCGGTGAAAGTACTGACAACATTTGTAAAGGACAGTCCTATTGCAAAATTTATAAAGAGCAATTTAAAATCCCGTCACATGGATTATGAAGGCCCTGAAGTGGAACAGGAAAATCCATGGGGTGTTCGCCACCAGATTAATATTGCCGACAGTGGCTATGGCAGTCGCGGACCACGTGTTTTTAACGACCGCGCCGGAGAAGTTGGTCGTACATTAAATGTAAAAGACTTCGACCTGGAACGCATATTTGGCGAAGAAGGTGTGCAGATTGTACACTTGTCGGGGCTGATTGGTGCGCTCTCGCCTGAAACAACCCAATTTTGTTTAGAAGTTGCAAGAGCTGCAAAAAAGCATGGCACCAAAATTTCGTTTGACCTGAATCACAGGGCTTCATTCTGGAAAGGGCGTGAAGAACAGCTTCACAAAGACTTTACTGAAATTGCATCAGTTTCTGATATTCTTATCGGCAACGAAGAAGATTTTCAGCTGTGTTTTGGAATTGAAGGTCCGGCTGCCGGCGGCGAAGGTTTGAATGCTAAAATCGACGGATTTAAAGGACTTATCACCCGCGTAAAAGAAACATTTCCAAACGCATCGGTTTTTGCCACCACACTTCGTGAAGTTATTAGTGTAAACGAACACCTTTGGGGAGCTATAATGCTTGAAGGCGAAAACTGGCATGTAGTTGAACCGCGAACCATTCGCGTACTTGACCGAATTGGCGGTGGTGATGGTTTTGTTGGCGGAATGTTATACGGTATTTTAAAAGACTGGGAACCGGAAAAATGGCCACAATTTGGCTGGGCAACCGGAGCACTGGCTACTACATTTTTAACCGACTACGCTCAACCAGCCGACGAAGAACAAGTTTGGAGTGTTTGGGGCGGTAATGCACGCGTTAAGCGCTAA